In the Vulpes vulpes isolate BD-2025 chromosome 12, VulVul3, whole genome shotgun sequence genome, ggtggctcagcggcttagtgctgccttcagcccagagcctgatcctggagtcctgggatcgagttccatgtcaggctccctccatggaggctgcttctccctctccctgtgtctctgtctctctcactctgtgtctctctcatgaataaataaataaaaaatctttaaaaaaagaaaagaaaagaaaagaaaagaaaagaaaagaaaagaaaagaagtttggcttttttttaaagggagaagaaTGGTGGGGGTAGAAGCTGGGTTAGGggcattgtgttttgttttaaagatggaaTAGACTTTGAGAAAGTTAAAATATCACTGGGGAGGTAGGATATGCAGGCGAAATAAAGGGcataattaaaagcaaaaagtcCCTGAGGAGGCCACAGGAAATGAGATCTAGGACTTTGCCACTCTAAGTGAGATCTGTGGACTACAGTCctgtcagaaatgcagaattcAGACCCTGAGACATGCTGAATCAGATTATGCATTTTAGCATGATCCCAGATGATCAGTACGAACAATAAAGCATGAGATGCATAAATCTAGAGCTGAGCTTTGTTCtactgggaaggaagaaagaatgatacTCATAATGGCTGATTTGGTATCAGATGACGGGAAGCTAAAGCACTTTGTCTACAAGTTTCTATGATCACTGTGAAAGAAGAGGTGGGGTTATCTGCTGAAACCGGTAGGAAAGTGGTGACGGGAGAGATGGGAGATTTGTGCAACACTGAGAAGCTTTAAaatagtcactgtggaaaatgcAGTAAGCTGaccacagaaatacagaattCTGAGGTACCACTGAGATTCCAGCTGAAGAAGGGTGATGATGAATTTCTACTGCTACAGATCCTCTGGGTGGTGTGACTggttttttccattttcccaggAGGACTGAGCAGCCTGGATGCAACTGCAGGGCAGCCAGATAGTGTGATTCAACCAAGATGAGGCTTCTGACAGGTGGTGACATAAGCACAAAAGGTCCAGGAAATTTAGGATACAGGTAAGAGAGTGGTTAAAGGAATGGACCATGGGCTCTAAGgtgaaaaaaggaaggagaggggaaacaGTGGAGACAAAGGATAAAAGAACTGATAATGTCAAAGTTTGCATTCAATGGGACTGAAGTAGTTCATTCTTAAAACTGTCATTAATATGAGTTGAGAAGAAAAATGCTGAGaagaaaaatgttgagaaaaaaagTATTGAGGGGTTTGAAAACACTGCCTACGTGCAGACAGACTTGaataatttcaaagataaaaagggCAAGGTGCTGTGGATGATGATACATTACTGTATTAACACTGCCTGTCATGATCCATATGCCCTCCTACATAGCATTTCCTCTCACCTACTTATGCCAAGAATTTATTTAACACTGGAAGCCTCTTCCTTTCCAACTAGGGTCCGGCAGAATGGCTCCCGCAAGGAAGGGTGGCGAGAAGAAGAAGGGCCGTTCTGCCATCAACGAGGTAGTGACCCGAGAATACACCATCGACATTCACAAACGTATCCAtggagtgggtttcaagaagcGTGCCCCTCGGGCACTCAAAGAGATCCGGAAAtttgccatgaaggagatgggaactccagatgtgagcattgacaccaggctcaacaaagctgtctgggccaaaggaataaggaatgttccataccGTATCCGTGTGTGGTTGTCCAGAAAACATAACGAGGATGAAgattcaccaaacaagctctacaCGCTGGTTACCTATGTAcctgtcaccactttcaaaaatctacagactgttaatgtggatgagaactaatcgctgattgtcaaataaaggtataaaactccgaaaaacaaaaacaaacaaacaaaaaacaacaacaacaaaaaaacctggaAGTCTATGTAATGAGATTTTATATTACATGTGTCCAGATGTACTCAAGAATACAAATCAGCAGTTATTTGCTATTCTTGAATGTCTACATTCTAGGGTTAAGGGTTCTGGATACATCCAACTATCAAGGTGATTGCTACTAGAGGCTGATTTTCTTCCAAGGGAAATAGCCTACTCTGTTTCATAAAAGCATCAAATTAGCAAATACCATCCTTACCTGATAGTTCAAACTGATAAACTGCTTGAGTGGCTTTAACAACATCATCACTAAGAGAGTCCTTAACAATTCTAAATGTTTCTTCCACAGCTCCAGAACGTTGTTTTGGTGGTGGCTGtggcttttcttctttcaattccGGAATAACATCTGTAAAATATTATTGTTATAACGGCTTGAAAGCCTACGCAGTGTAAGGCTATACACAGAACTAATTAATTAACAGAAAAGACTTGCCACCAATGAGACGTGTTTGACAAAAATGACCTTAAATACATTTGGTGACATCAAAAAGCATAAGTCAAATTAATAGGATAACATCCAAACACATCAGTTATGATTATACATGTAAATGGTTTATACACTTCAAATAAAAGGCTTACTGTCagattaggttaaaaaaaaacccaaaccactaCTAAACtatagtggctttttttttttttttttaaaaaaaacaggcttAAACAGACTTTTAGGAGTAATAATTAGTTATTCCTCTGTCACTCCCACCGAGTTCTAAaaccaaatgagaaaagaagacacTAGAGTCAAAATCAGAATATAAACCATGAAATCAGTGGAGCTGAAATGGAGATTATAGCTTGAATCAATAGCCAAGTGACTTCCTAATAACTTTGCCTCTATATTGAACTTAGTTCTTTCATTCCTGGATTGAATTTGCCTCCTCCCATCAGGGCTTAGAAATGCCTCTGATAATAAAGATTGTGTGAAAACCAGGGACAACCTTCTCAGAAAACCTTCACAGGGCTCTAAACCATAGAAAGTCGTTTCCTCTTCCAGTTTCATCAGATTGGTGTCCCTCCCACCAGATGAAAAGGGAGGTCAGGCTATTGCCTCATGAaagccccctccctgctccctccgtCTAGAAACAGAAGGCCAGGGGAATGGAGGTTATCCACTTAACCCACTGGCCATAACCATCCAGCATATAATGAGCCAGGGGAACTACAGTCCATAAGACAATTCCCAGAGCATGAAGCTGTCTCTCACTATCAACCTCTGTTCCTTTCATATTTATCCTCCGGGAATCACTTGTGGGTAGTTTGGCAGTTGCCCCCAGAAACAAGTGAGAACaattcattaattaaattaaCTCCAAGGCCAATATGTGCTTTAGGCTAAAATTTAAATCTCCATTTACTTTCCAACTCAAATTACACCCAGCCATATTGTCCAATGTAACTCATCAAAGGTTATTAAACAAAATCTAATTGATAGCATAAATATACTCCATCATACAACAGAAGCAATATAAAAGTATCCCAGATTTGCTGGGTATAAATTACCTTCCATTATGATGATTccagagacaaacaaaaacaacgaTAAAATCCTTATCTACTTACAAGGTAAAATCCAAACAGATCTTAAAGATGAAATCCTCAAGATCCAACGGAGCAAAGAagaaacacactttttaaaaaacttgcagtttattattctaaaattcatacagataATGTACCCCTTTACTGCCTACACCCAGGGTAAACAACTCCAACTGCCCTGCCTTTGGCATGGCATTGCTTTTTATTGATGGGACAATATGTATAAATGATGACCATAAGTATACAGCTCAAAACGTTATCAGAAGAATTGGATGGTAGAAAGGGTAAAGGAGAGTGAGAGGTAtaggctttcagttatggaatgattaagtcacagggataaaaggtacaacataaaaaaaaaaaaaaaggtatgacatagggaatataatcagtgGTATTGTAATAACACTGTATGATGACACGTGGTAGCTACtcgtggtgaacatagcataatgtatagaggtGTCAAATCACCAtgtgtacacctaaaactaatgtaatattctGTGTAAACTATACtcagtaaactttttaaaaggttatcaggggatccctgggtggcgcagcggtttggcgcctgcctttggcccagggcacgatcctggagacctgggatcgaatcccacgtcgggctcccggtgcatggagcctgcttctccctctgcctgtgtctctgcctctctctctctatcataaataaataaaaataaataaataaataaacataaaaggttACCAATAAGTCCCCCAGGAGCCTGTGGTGCCAAAGAGATTGCAGCAAAAACTTTAGTGTAAGGTTTCTTTTATGTAAATTGCATAATTTATCATTGGGAATATTAAGACATGGCATAATGACTTTGCACAAGAGAATAAAACTACAggagaccaaaacaaacaaacaaacaaaccacaaaacaaaacaagtcagtagtgggacacctgggtggctcagcagttgagtgtctgcctttggctcagggtttgatcccagggtctggggatctagtcttgcatcaggctccctgcaaggagcctgcttctccctctgcccatgtctctgcttatctctctgtgtttttcatgaataaataaatacaatattaaaaaagtaattttcttgaAAGGTACAAATATGTAAGCTTTAATGAGAAAGAGCATTtcagtaaccaaaaaaaaaaaaaaaagcagccgcTGTCATACCCTCTCCTAACTTTACacttaaatataaacatgtgAACAAAATACTAAATATCACTTAGACTTACAATCTACTGTCAGAATCTAGGAAGAAATGTTCAGTAACTCTAAAGTAGACAGAGTCAGCCTAAGAACATAGGACTGCCTGTGCTTTGCTTCATGAAAGAGCTCAGAGAAAGAATTGCTCTACTCACCTAAACAAAGAAGATagctttccatatttttaaaccTCTGGACCAGACTCTGGGCTTGTATCAGCTAGAAGACTAGCTGTTCTATAATGCAGCCTTTTAAGAACGcctccatctttcttctttttatttttttaagattttatttatttattcatgagagatagagaggcagagacacaggcagagggagagacacatgcagggagccccatgtgggacccggtcccgggtcctgggattacacctgagccaaaggcagacgctcaaccactgagccactcaggtgtccccaccTCCATCTTTCAAATCCAATTTCAAAGCTTGTAGTTCCCAAATATCAGAGGAGCAGACAGTAGGGGGAGCCTTGAAGTGATTCATCCTAGGGAGTACAAGTCCCAAAGGGTTACTGATAaaaatggggagaggaagaaCCTTGGGAGCAGGGCATGCAGGAAACAGTAGGAGGTAAAAGAAAGTCCCATGTCAATCCTGCACACTGGCACCAGCTATATGCCTAACAGGTACTACAACAGAAGCTACAGCTTTGGAAGGGAATTCCACCAGATGGACAGGGAGTGGAGCCAAAAGCAATCCATGCACCTCTGTCATTTGATTGTACTAGCTCTAGAGATAGCTCCCAATCTGGAAATGATTTaacggggcggggtggggggagtaacCTGATGCCTATGAAAAACAGTGTAccattgaagagaaaaaaaaaatccatctataaaaataattcactatGAAATCCACAAGGATTCCTCCACATGAAAACTCTATGAGACAGGGGCACAAAGTCATATATAACTGGCTGGGatgaaaagataatagaaaaaaatgaaaaaggaaacagagcacatgagaaacaaaaagtacgacagcaaaaataaaagaaacactatAGGCCATAGGGAAGAGATGAAAAGTgtcaaagatctttttttttttttcaatgtagactccacacccaacgtgggctTCAATTcataacctcaagatcaagagttgtacgtTTTACTCaatgagccaggcaggcaccccgtCAAAAGTCTTATCAGCGATATACAGTACAAACTTAGAAAGGTCTCCCAGGATGCAGAAGGAAAGAACaataagatagaaataataaaaggtgGTGACAAAtacaagggaaaggagaagggcaGCTAGGCTAAGAGTAAGTGTTTCTGGGGAGAATCCAAAATAACTGGAACAGAAGCagttaaaactataaagaaaagccaACAATAAACTGAACAAACGGGGCTCCCTGTGTTGCAATGAggtggagcagggaggaggggagatcaATGAAGAAGTACTGTTTTTAATATGAGAAAAgacacacatttaaaattatgtgcaTAGTTTACAATATACTTCATAAGCtacaaatacattatatataaaacaaacatacacaGCACAAATAACCAAAAAAGGTACAATCAAATGTTAATAGGATTATTAACCTAAAAGGTGAGCCATTCCCCCAGTTGATGACGGAGGGATTACACAATGAAAGAGAAAGTGTGAAGTCAACATACAGTGGATGTGGAtatggactaaaaaaaaaacatcacctGAAAGAGATGTTAGATTTCAGGCCAGATATACTGGATGATTACCTATGTGAATATATTAATGTACCTAAAAAACTATTGAATAGAATTGCATGAACAaggaagaatagagaaaagaGCTACAGCAGCAAATGCTCTGTCCAGCAACATATGGGGAAGAGAAGCTTTAGCCAAGGGAATGGGAGTATTGTGACCTCAAGGATGAGGGCATCCCTCATGCGGAGATGGATATATGGAATGCAGTCAATACACCTGATATATTCTGATTCCACAGGCAAAATTGCTTCTATCAAAATTTGATGCTAACAAACATCAAATTTCAAGAGAAGTGTATCTTATACTTTACTTATCTAACCTCTCTCATTCTGATTCTACAGTCATGAAACAACCTTCTGATTACAATTCTGTTCCCTATGTCATTATGACCCAAGGGAGAGAATGGGCTGATTATACCAACTACGCATTTAGTCCATGAGATGGCAACTCCtcatcataaattaataaattggattACTGCAGGGAAATATGCTAATTTAAAGGACATTAAATATTTGGGAGTTAGAAAAGCAATTTAAGTTTACTGTTTATGGCTATGGGCTTTGCAATCAGAAACTACAAAttaaatcctggttctgccacatGCATGATTTCGGATGTAAAACGAAGATAATAATACTTGCCTTGTAGGCTCATAAGTGTTCAATGAGATAGTGAATGCAAAGGACTTAGCATAGTGTTTGAAACATagtagtgctcaataaatatgttgaaaaacaaaatgaatatatgtgATCAATAAGTAGttcttattaatttaaatttggaaTCTAAATGAGTGCAGATCCATTATCAGGgtgataaacaaaacaaaacaaaacaaaacaaccagcaTTTTGCTCTTGCCTACCTACCCTGAAGTCTAGACTCTTTTAGACTTTCATAAGCtgtatatttttcaagttttttatgaTAGAAaagttgcctttaaaaaaaaagatttttatttcttcatgaaagacaaagagagaagcagagacataggcagagggagaagcaggctccatgcagggagccaatgtgggacttgttcccgggactccaggataatgccccgggccgaaggcaggtgccaaaccattgagccacccagggatccccaaagttgCCATTTATAAGTAGTTTTTTAAACTATCTCCAAAAATttggacaaagaaaagaaaaagatagaaaagaggAAGCCAGAAAAAAGGTTGGCACTGAAATGCACTGTGGTATAAGGTTCTATAAATTTGCTACGGAAGTATACAGGAAATTTGTTCTTAAATTTCTTTGTAGCCATCTAAAGAATCTGTGATCACTTAGGAGAGTCACTGTatctataagataaaaataaggtAAGAGCCCAGGAGAAGCGATTCTTGTTAATAAACCATGAGAGAACTTCTTCTCATGGCTATTTGTTAAAGTGTGTCTTCTGACATCTTTCAGTAAGCTAGTGGCATAAAGTCAGAACACAAGGACTAAAATGTAAACTCTGGACCAATCAAAGGAAGCTATTGTTcctaaattacaaaaacaaaataaggtaaAACCAAAACCTCCTCTGAAGTTAATTTCTTCCATACAGCATGAACTCTGAGAATATTTGGTGTACTCTCATCgacatatttttcttcaaaataaaataacacatgaaCATGAAATACCTAAAGACAGTgccaagaaaaagaactaaagccTTTAAaagggtttgttttctttttagactttaaaaaaaaaaaacaaatgaaaagaatgtaTTAAGAACTTCTTACTCGTAGAAGGAAAAGATAATCTTTGCTTGAATTAACAAAGACCATATATTACTTGTCTAGTTTAAATTACAAAATAGCTTAAAAGCATAAGGCAAGAATGTCCAATTTAATATTCTgaaagatgggcagcccaggtggctcagtggtttagcgccgccttcagtccagggcatgatcctggagacccaggatcgaatcccacatcaggctccctgcatggagcctgcttctccctctgcctgtgtctctgcctctctctctttctatgaatacataaataaaataaaataaaaatattctgaaagaaataaaacagcatgTTTATTTTCCTACATAAAATATGGTCTATACCTACCACGTGATTCCACTTTCTTGGTAATTATATCCGGGTGTTCATCTAAGAAGAAATCTGGTAACAAGGGATGGCCTGGAAAttgaccccccccaaaaaaaaaatcaggttactATGACAACTccaatatattaagattttaacaCCTGTTTAGTGAACATTGTATGTTTTTATTGTAATGATCATCCTAGTGCAATGGAAAAGACTCCCATGAGAACCGTCAAACCACTTGACATTCACAAAGCTAAAATACTTTTCCCATAACCAAGTTATTCTCCTTTACTATGGCAAATTTCATCTCTAAGATCCAACCAAATTATGTTGTGCCTCACAGCTGCTCTCCCAGGAGGCTGTGCCCCCTTCTCACCATCCATTCTATCCAACCCTTCTGTCCTACATCTCTCCAGAGTGCCCCGGACTCACCTGGCCTCCTGGGAGAAGGGGGTTCCTCATTGAGAAGGACTTGTTTcccatctctgtccctctcagaatattaaaaaaactgCAGGAATGCACTGGTCTTTGTTATATcctaacatttatcaaaataccCATCTTAAGTTCTCAACacttgataatatttttaatcttaaatttaagACTTTGTGCACAATGACACTGTGTTTTTAAAACCTAAAGTAATAATTACATTGTACCAGGACCCAGAAGACCTGGATCTGGTTTAAGTTCTGTCCCTTATTAGACGACTGCTCCAAGGCAAAGATTAATTTCTTCGGGCCTATTTTTCTACCGTAAATATTAACTGCTGGATACTGTGATTGtatcatatgccaggcactgtgccaagcacATTATACACattactgcatttttttcttacaaacaTCCTGCGTGGAAGTTGTTATTCCCTTAACTTGACGAATAAGGAAAGTGAAGCTCAGAGTAAGTGGGTGAcatgcctgaagtcacacagctagtgagcaGCTGAACTAGAATCTGAACCTAGGTCGTCTTCTCTCAAACTCTATGCTCTTAATCCCTAAAAATACTGCTTCCCTCACAGGATTGCTGTGAAGGGCAAATAGATAATGTATATTAAATTGCTctgcgggacacctgggtggctcagtggttgactgtctgcctttggctcaggtcatgatcccctggtcctgggattaagtccccacatcaggctccccgcagggaacctgcttctcccaccacttatgtctctgcctctctgtgtctcttgtgaataaataaaatgtaaaaacaaaacaaaaccccacacaACTGCTTTGTAAAACCA is a window encoding:
- the LOC112923062 gene encoding large ribosomal subunit protein eL31-like, producing the protein MAPARKGGEKKKGRSAINEVVTREYTIDIHKRIHGVGFKKRAPRALKEIRKFAMKEMGTPDVSIDTRLNKAVWAKGIRNVPYRIRVWLSRKHNEDEDSPNKLYTLVTYVPVTTFKNLQTVNVDEN